The nucleotide window TTCCAAATCAACATCCTCTGCTAGCTTTACTTTTTTAACATGGGTTTTCAATATTTCGTATCTTCCTTTAACATCAGGTCTAGGCACAACAATCTGTCTATCAAACCTACCAGGTCTTAATAAGGCTGGGTCTAATACATCAGGCCTATTTGTTGCAGCAATTAAGATTACACCCTCATTTGTGGTAAAACCATCCATCTCTACTAAAATCTGATTTAACGTCTGCTCTCTTTCATCATGTCCTCCACCTAAACCTGCTCCTCTGTGTCTACCAACAGCATCTATTTCATCAATAAATATAATACAAGGGGCATGTTTTTTGCCCTGTTCAAATAAATCCCTAACCCTTGAGGCACCAACACCTACAAACATCTCGACAAACTCTGAACCACTAATGCTAAAAAAGGGAACACCTGCCTCACCAGCAACAGCTTTTGCCATTAAGGTCTTACCTGTACCAGGAGAACCTACTAATAAAACACCTTTGGGTATTTTACCACCTAATTTTTGAAACTTCTGTGGATCCTTCAAAAAATCAATTATCTCTTTTAATTCCTCCTTTGCCTCGTCGGCACCTGCAACATCATCGAAGGTTATCTTTGGATAACCTTGGGTTAACAATTTTGCCTTACTCTTTCCAAAACTAAAGGCTTTTCCTCCTGCGCCTTGCATTTGTTTCATAAAAAATATCCAAATAGCTATAAGCAATATAAAAGGTAGCCATGATATTAGTACCTGAACATACCACGGACTTTTTTCTGGAGGCTTTACATAGATTTCAACATTATTATCCCTTAAAATCTTTACTAAGTCAGGATCATTTGGCAAATTAGTTTCAAAAAGGGTGCCACTTTTAAATTCACCCTTAACATAGTCCTCTTGTATAGTCACCTTTGAAACTTTTCCACTTTCAACACTTTCAATAAATTCTGTATAAGATATCTTATTTCTTGTCTGTGTGGTTGTGTTGAAGAAATTAAACAACACGACCATAATTAATGCAATTACAAACCATAGCATTAAATTTTTATATAAATTGTTCATCATACCCCCTAAATTACTTGTTAAATTCTAACCTATAAATATCTTTTAAATTTCTATGCTTACCTGCATAATCCATACCATAACCTACAACAAAATAGTCAGGTATTGTAAAACCAACATAATCAATATCTATATCAACCAATCTTTTAGAAGGCTTATCTAAAAGACAACAAACATTTATACTCTTCGGATCTCTAACATAAAATAATTCTTTTAAATGTTTTAATGTCAATCCTGAATCTACAATATCTTCAATTAGAAAAACATCTTTGCCTGCAAGTGGTACATCTACATCCCATAAAATCCTAACTACACCACTAGTCTCTGTCTTGTCTAAATAACTAGATACAGCAATAAAACTTATATCTAATGATAAATTTACATTTCTCACTATATCAGCTAAAAACATCCATGCACCCTTTAATACACCTATAAACAATAGTGAGTCTGCAT belongs to Deferribacterota bacterium and includes:
- the ftsH gene encoding ATP-dependent zinc metalloprotease FtsH produces the protein MNNLYKNLMLWFVIALIMVVLFNFFNTTTQTRNKISYTEFIESVESGKVSKVTIQEDYVKGEFKSGTLFETNLPNDPDLVKILRDNNVEIYVKPPEKSPWYVQVLISWLPFILLIAIWIFFMKQMQGAGGKAFSFGKSKAKLLTQGYPKITFDDVAGADEAKEELKEIIDFLKDPQKFQKLGGKIPKGVLLVGSPGTGKTLMAKAVAGEAGVPFFSISGSEFVEMFVGVGASRVRDLFEQGKKHAPCIIFIDEIDAVGRHRGAGLGGGHDEREQTLNQILVEMDGFTTNEGVILIAATNRPDVLDPALLRPGRFDRQIVVPRPDVKGRYEILKTHVKKVKLAEDVDLEVIAKGTPGFAGAELANLVNEAALIAARKNKEKVEMEDLEEAKDKVMMGKERRSLVITDEEKKRIAYHEAGHAIVAKLTPGNDPVHKVSIIPRGLALGITQQLPKDDRYLFTKEYLYGTICVLMGGRIAEELIFGDISTGAGNDIERATDIARKMICEWGMSDKLGPLTFGKKDEAIFLGKELSTQKNYSEKTAIMIDEEIKSIVQQCYKRAKNLLSEYKKVLEKVARLLLEKETIDGKQIDEFIENSKKENTDDKTIICNQK
- the hpt gene encoding hypoxanthine phosphoribosyltransferase — encoded protein: MKDYALVKYIDNKSISEKVSELSEKINNDFKDADSLLFIGVLKGAWMFLADIVRNVNLSLDISFIAVSSYLDKTETSGVVRILWDVDVPLAGKDVFLIEDIVDSGLTLKHLKELFYVRDPKSINVCCLLDKPSKRLVDIDIDYVGFTIPDYFVVGYGMDYAGKHRNLKDIYRLEFNK